One window of Catharus ustulatus isolate bCatUst1 chromosome 3, bCatUst1.pri.v2, whole genome shotgun sequence genomic DNA carries:
- the RWDD2A gene encoding RWD domain-containing protein 2A isoform X2 has translation MALTVKECLELQLLEVEMLLSMFPKRGEFSLDADAVPSIQRYLRNADGALPPQLEYRIALDVGEAKVKVELQVLLPHMYPQVAPQLFARSDALHRQQQLQLNTLLASHISSLDSGDLCVCEAVQWVKDNSLTFLENSKGSSECASKEVRVKEMLHRMWIYSHHIYRQELRKKIFDSAKKLNLTGFCLTGKPGVICVEGLQENCEEFWRVIRYPNWKHISCKHVENIETEGSIDNLRLFHSFEDLQFQAHGDYGLRNDYHMDLGQFLEFLKQHQSGHIFQILFGVEGKLSDN, from the exons ATGGCTCTCACGGTAAAAGaatgcctggagctgcagctgctggaagtgGAAATGCTCCTTTCGATGTTTCCCAAAAGAGGGGAATTCAGTCTGGATGCGGACGCCGTGCCCAGCATCCAGCGCTACCTGAGGAATGCAGACGGAGCGCTGCCCCCGCAGCTGGAATACCGCATCGCTCTCGATGTAGGGGAGGCGAAG GTAAAGGTGGAATTGCAGGTTCTCCTTCCTCATATGTACCCTCAGGTGGCTCCTCAGCTCTTTGCCAGATCAGATGCTCTGCACAGACAGCAACAGCTGCAGCTCAATACTCTTCTGGCATCTCACATCAGCTCTCTGGATTCAGgggatctgtgtgtgtgtgaggctgTGCAGTGGGTGAAGGACAACAGCCTGACTTTCTTGGAAAACAGTAAGGGCTCGTCTGAGTGTGCTTCTAAAGAAGTCAGGGTCAAGGAAATGCTGCATCGCATGTGGATCTACAGCCATCACATATACAGGCAGGAACTgaggaaaaagatttttgaCTCTGCAAAGAAGTTAAATCTGACTGGCTTCTGCCTGACTGGGAAACCTGGTGTCATCTGTGTGGAGGGACTCCAAGAAAACTGTGAAGAGTTCTGGCGTGTTATTAGATATCCCAACTGGAAGCATATTTCATGCAAGCATGTGGAGAATATAGAAACAGAGGGAAGCATTGATAATCTTCGCCTCTTTCACAGTTTTGAAGACCTGCAGTTTCAGGCACATGGTGATTATGGCCTGAGGAATGACTATCACATGGATCTTGGCCAGTTTCTAGAATTCCTGAAACAGCATCAAAGTGGacacatttttcagattttatttggtGTTGAAGGCAAACTTTCAGACAATTGA
- the PGM3 gene encoding phosphoacetylglucosamine mutase isoform X2 — MLHPSWEDYATQLANAEEQELQQVITEICQKAAVNLHKDASVFIGRDTRPSSEKLSQSVIDGIQVLGGQYHDYGLVTTPQLHYMVCCQNTQGQYGKATLEGYYGKLSKAFMQLIKQSPCSGEGQRHLKIDCANGIGALKLSEMKPYFPQEMVIHIYNDGTKEKLNHLCGADFVKVHQKPPGGLDMKPNERCCSFDGDADRIVYYYKDTAGHFHLIDGDKIATLISIFLKELIAKVKQDFTMAVVQTAYANGNSTRYLQETLKVPVHCVKTGVKHLHHKAQEFDVGVYFEANGHGTVLFSKTAETKIRQLVKEEKDDEKREAAKMLENMIDLINQTVGDAVSDMLVIEAILALKGLTVQQWDALYADLPNRLLKVQVADRRVIDTTDAERRALTPPGLQEKIDALVKKYKLSRAFVRPSGTEDVVRIYAEADTQENADALAHEVSLAVFHLAGGKGAPPQPI, encoded by the exons ATGCTGCACCCTTCCTGGGAAGACTATGCCACACAACTAGCAaatgcagaggagcaggagttACAGCAAGTGATAACCGAGATCTgccaaaaagcagcagtgaacTTGCACAAAGATGCCTCGGTTTTTATTGGTAGAGACACCAG GCCAAGCAGTGAGAAGCTGTCCCAATCAGTTATAGATGGTATTCAGGTTCTAGGTGGCCAGTACCATG ATTATGGTCTGGTGACGACACCACAGCTCCATTACATGGTCTGCTGTCAAAACACCCAAGGGCAGTATGGGAAAGCAACACTGGAAGGTTATTATGGAAAACTGTCCAAAGCTTTTATGCAACTGATAAAACAG TCTCCCTGCTCTGGAGAGGGTCAGAGGCACCTGAAGATTGACTGTGCCAATGGAATAGGAGCCCTGAAACTATCAGAAATGAAGCCCTACTTTCCACAAGAGATGGTAATTCACATATATAATGATGGAACCAAGGAGAAACTCAATCACTTATGTGGTGcagattttgtgaaagttcaccaGAAACCACCTGGAG GGCTGGACATGAAGCCCAATGAGAGATGCTGCTCATTTGATGGTGATGCAGATAGAATTGTTTATTATTATAAGGACACAGCTGGCCATTTTCACCTGATTGATGGAGATAAAATAGCAACGTTAATTAGTATCTTCCTAAAAGAACTTATTGCCAAG GTGAAACAGGACTTCACAATGGCAGTGGTCCAAACAGCGTATGCCAATGGGAATTCAACACGCTACCTCCAGGAAACACTGAAG GTACCTGTGCACTGTGTCAAAACAGGAGTGAAACACTTGCACCACAAGGCCCAGGAGTTTGATGTGGGTGTTTATTTTGAGGCAAATGGACATGGCACA GTACTGTTTAGTAAAACTGCTGAAACTAAAATACGGCAACTGGTGAAAGAGGAGAAGGATgatgaaaaaagagaagcagcaaagaTGCTTGAAAACATGATTGACCTGATAAATCAG ACTGTTGGCGATGCTGTCTCAGACATGCTGGTTATTGAAGCCATCCTGGCTCTGAAGGGTCTGACTGTGCAGCAGTGGGATGCCCTCTACGCTGACCTTCCCAATCGGCTGCTCAAGGTGCAG GTCGCAGACAGGCGCGTTATTGACACAACGGATGCAGAACGGCGAGCGCTGACGCCCCCGGGGCTGCAGGAGAAAATTGATGCCCTTGTAAAGAAGTACAAACTGTCCCGGGCCTTTGTCCGTCCGTCAGGAACTGAGGATGTCGTCAGAATCTATGCTGAAGCAGACACACAG GAGAATGCAGATGCACTCGCCCATGAAGTGAGCCTGGCTGTTTTCCACCTCGCTGGTGGAAAAGGAGCACCACCCCAGCCTATATAG
- the PGM3 gene encoding phosphoacetylglucosamine mutase isoform X1: MDFEALRKCSALHPKPAGLALQYGTAGFRSRAEQLDHVVFRMGLLAVLRSRAVTATIGVMVTASHNPEEDNGVKLVDPLGEMLHPSWEDYATQLANAEEQELQQVITEICQKAAVNLHKDASVFIGRDTRPSSEKLSQSVIDGIQVLGGQYHDYGLVTTPQLHYMVCCQNTQGQYGKATLEGYYGKLSKAFMQLIKQSPCSGEGQRHLKIDCANGIGALKLSEMKPYFPQEMVIHIYNDGTKEKLNHLCGADFVKVHQKPPGGLDMKPNERCCSFDGDADRIVYYYKDTAGHFHLIDGDKIATLISIFLKELIAKVKQDFTMAVVQTAYANGNSTRYLQETLKVPVHCVKTGVKHLHHKAQEFDVGVYFEANGHGTVLFSKTAETKIRQLVKEEKDDEKREAAKMLENMIDLINQTVGDAVSDMLVIEAILALKGLTVQQWDALYADLPNRLLKVQVADRRVIDTTDAERRALTPPGLQEKIDALVKKYKLSRAFVRPSGTEDVVRIYAEADTQENADALAHEVSLAVFHLAGGKGAPPQPI, encoded by the exons ATGGATTTCGAAGCCCTCAGGAAGTGCTCGGCGCTGCACCCCAAGCCTGCCGGGCTGGCCCTGCAGTATGGCACGGCTGGGTTCCGCTCCAGGGCCGAGCAGCTGGATCACGTCGTGTTCCGCATGGGCCTCCTGGCCGTGCTCAGGTCCAGAGCCGTGACAGCGACCATTGGCGTCATGGTTACAGCGTCCCACAACCCCGAG GAAGACAATGGTGTAAAGCTGGTTGATCCTCTTGGAGAAATGCTGCACCCTTCCTGGGAAGACTATGCCACACAACTAGCAaatgcagaggagcaggagttACAGCAAGTGATAACCGAGATCTgccaaaaagcagcagtgaacTTGCACAAAGATGCCTCGGTTTTTATTGGTAGAGACACCAG GCCAAGCAGTGAGAAGCTGTCCCAATCAGTTATAGATGGTATTCAGGTTCTAGGTGGCCAGTACCATG ATTATGGTCTGGTGACGACACCACAGCTCCATTACATGGTCTGCTGTCAAAACACCCAAGGGCAGTATGGGAAAGCAACACTGGAAGGTTATTATGGAAAACTGTCCAAAGCTTTTATGCAACTGATAAAACAG TCTCCCTGCTCTGGAGAGGGTCAGAGGCACCTGAAGATTGACTGTGCCAATGGAATAGGAGCCCTGAAACTATCAGAAATGAAGCCCTACTTTCCACAAGAGATGGTAATTCACATATATAATGATGGAACCAAGGAGAAACTCAATCACTTATGTGGTGcagattttgtgaaagttcaccaGAAACCACCTGGAG GGCTGGACATGAAGCCCAATGAGAGATGCTGCTCATTTGATGGTGATGCAGATAGAATTGTTTATTATTATAAGGACACAGCTGGCCATTTTCACCTGATTGATGGAGATAAAATAGCAACGTTAATTAGTATCTTCCTAAAAGAACTTATTGCCAAG GTGAAACAGGACTTCACAATGGCAGTGGTCCAAACAGCGTATGCCAATGGGAATTCAACACGCTACCTCCAGGAAACACTGAAG GTACCTGTGCACTGTGTCAAAACAGGAGTGAAACACTTGCACCACAAGGCCCAGGAGTTTGATGTGGGTGTTTATTTTGAGGCAAATGGACATGGCACA GTACTGTTTAGTAAAACTGCTGAAACTAAAATACGGCAACTGGTGAAAGAGGAGAAGGATgatgaaaaaagagaagcagcaaagaTGCTTGAAAACATGATTGACCTGATAAATCAG ACTGTTGGCGATGCTGTCTCAGACATGCTGGTTATTGAAGCCATCCTGGCTCTGAAGGGTCTGACTGTGCAGCAGTGGGATGCCCTCTACGCTGACCTTCCCAATCGGCTGCTCAAGGTGCAG GTCGCAGACAGGCGCGTTATTGACACAACGGATGCAGAACGGCGAGCGCTGACGCCCCCGGGGCTGCAGGAGAAAATTGATGCCCTTGTAAAGAAGTACAAACTGTCCCGGGCCTTTGTCCGTCCGTCAGGAACTGAGGATGTCGTCAGAATCTATGCTGAAGCAGACACACAG GAGAATGCAGATGCACTCGCCCATGAAGTGAGCCTGGCTGTTTTCCACCTCGCTGGTGGAAAAGGAGCACCACCCCAGCCTATATAG
- the RWDD2A gene encoding RWD domain-containing protein 2A isoform X1, with protein MGSRESIPCFALCAASASPTELPLSQLACAEGSAMALTVKECLELQLLEVEMLLSMFPKRGEFSLDADAVPSIQRYLRNADGALPPQLEYRIALDVGEAKVKVELQVLLPHMYPQVAPQLFARSDALHRQQQLQLNTLLASHISSLDSGDLCVCEAVQWVKDNSLTFLENSKGSSECASKEVRVKEMLHRMWIYSHHIYRQELRKKIFDSAKKLNLTGFCLTGKPGVICVEGLQENCEEFWRVIRYPNWKHISCKHVENIETEGSIDNLRLFHSFEDLQFQAHGDYGLRNDYHMDLGQFLEFLKQHQSGHIFQILFGVEGKLSDN; from the exons atgggaagcagggaatccatcccttgctttgctttgtgcGCGGCTTCTGCTTCCCCTACGGAACTGCCTTTATCTCAGCTC GCGTGCGCGGAGGGCAGTGCAATGGCTCTCACGGTAAAAGaatgcctggagctgcagctgctggaagtgGAAATGCTCCTTTCGATGTTTCCCAAAAGAGGGGAATTCAGTCTGGATGCGGACGCCGTGCCCAGCATCCAGCGCTACCTGAGGAATGCAGACGGAGCGCTGCCCCCGCAGCTGGAATACCGCATCGCTCTCGATGTAGGGGAGGCGAAG GTAAAGGTGGAATTGCAGGTTCTCCTTCCTCATATGTACCCTCAGGTGGCTCCTCAGCTCTTTGCCAGATCAGATGCTCTGCACAGACAGCAACAGCTGCAGCTCAATACTCTTCTGGCATCTCACATCAGCTCTCTGGATTCAGgggatctgtgtgtgtgtgaggctgTGCAGTGGGTGAAGGACAACAGCCTGACTTTCTTGGAAAACAGTAAGGGCTCGTCTGAGTGTGCTTCTAAAGAAGTCAGGGTCAAGGAAATGCTGCATCGCATGTGGATCTACAGCCATCACATATACAGGCAGGAACTgaggaaaaagatttttgaCTCTGCAAAGAAGTTAAATCTGACTGGCTTCTGCCTGACTGGGAAACCTGGTGTCATCTGTGTGGAGGGACTCCAAGAAAACTGTGAAGAGTTCTGGCGTGTTATTAGATATCCCAACTGGAAGCATATTTCATGCAAGCATGTGGAGAATATAGAAACAGAGGGAAGCATTGATAATCTTCGCCTCTTTCACAGTTTTGAAGACCTGCAGTTTCAGGCACATGGTGATTATGGCCTGAGGAATGACTATCACATGGATCTTGGCCAGTTTCTAGAATTCCTGAAACAGCATCAAAGTGGacacatttttcagattttatttggtGTTGAAGGCAAACTTTCAGACAATTGA